The following proteins are co-located in the Legionella busanensis genome:
- a CDS encoding oxidoreductase: MRWTAANIPNLSGKIAIVTGANSGLGYETAYALAGRGCKVIMACRNLEKAQHAKDTIEQFIPHADIKIEELDLSSLTSITTFCNNVKKSHNRIDILINNAAILNTMPGQKTKEGFELIMGINHLGTFTLTAQLLPLLEASSHARIVTVSSDSHKFVNFTLNDVTNPSSSQHLKTYAKSKLANLIFVFELANRLNIANSKIICVAAHPGFAATSLSDAKDSGSSTRFASFIHLGMRLFAQTATQGALPILYAATAEQVKNGEFYGPDGWTGIKGYPTKQRAAKAAYDTNLAHQLWDLSERLTNTKFTIHHNPILETEQSEETPKSTEKMLSLLNQALIKAKLNPINNSNYLFYSQPVDIKASGATIWKLMTDINHYKDISHAAIDAHLEDNLVAGNSIKLKLFPDSNKGKLIPAVTEKITVVDEEAKILGWSLPLPQGLGCTQRYHVIEPINDNKCHSYIVDHIPSAVGFFSNLFIRKTINESFTQLNHGFKERAESLETENPRIRLG, encoded by the coding sequence ATGCGATGGACCGCAGCAAATATTCCCAATTTGTCTGGTAAAATAGCGATTGTGACTGGTGCTAATAGTGGTTTAGGTTATGAAACAGCATATGCTCTAGCAGGTCGGGGTTGTAAAGTAATTATGGCTTGCCGAAATTTAGAAAAAGCTCAACATGCTAAGGACACTATAGAACAATTTATTCCCCATGCAGATATTAAAATTGAAGAATTAGATTTATCTAGCTTAACTTCCATCACTACCTTTTGTAACAATGTTAAAAAATCCCATAATCGGATTGATATTTTAATTAACAATGCTGCCATTTTAAATACCATGCCGGGCCAAAAAACAAAAGAGGGATTTGAGCTAATAATGGGTATTAACCATCTTGGTACATTTACCTTAACCGCACAATTGCTGCCATTACTAGAAGCTTCGAGTCATGCACGAATTGTCACTGTAAGCAGCGACTCACATAAATTTGTTAATTTTACACTTAATGATGTAACCAACCCTAGTTCATCTCAACATTTAAAAACTTATGCTAAATCAAAGCTTGCAAACCTAATCTTTGTTTTTGAATTAGCAAATCGATTAAACATTGCTAATAGTAAAATTATATGTGTTGCTGCCCATCCAGGTTTTGCTGCCACAAGTTTAAGTGATGCTAAAGATAGTGGTTCTAGCACTCGATTTGCGTCCTTTATTCATCTAGGGATGCGACTCTTCGCCCAAACAGCTACTCAAGGCGCCTTACCAATTTTGTATGCAGCAACAGCAGAGCAAGTAAAAAATGGGGAATTTTATGGCCCAGATGGTTGGACCGGTATAAAAGGTTACCCAACTAAACAACGTGCAGCAAAAGCAGCTTATGATACAAACCTAGCACACCAATTATGGGATCTTTCAGAAAGGCTTACTAATACAAAATTTACTATTCATCACAATCCAATTTTAGAAACTGAACAATCAGAGGAAACGCCGAAGTCCACTGAAAAAATGCTATCATTGTTAAATCAAGCCTTAATTAAAGCCAAGCTTAACCCTATTAACAACTCAAACTATCTTTTTTACAGTCAACCTGTAGATATTAAAGCTTCAGGCGCAACGATATGGAAATTAATGACTGATATAAATCATTATAAAGATATATCACATGCTGCAATTGATGCCCATCTTGAAGACAACTTAGTTGCAGGCAACAGTATTAAATTAAAATTATTTCCTGATAGTAATAAAGGAAAGTTAATTCCAGCTGTGACTGAGAAAATTACAGTAGTGGATGAAGAAGCAAAAATATTAGGCTGGTCACTGCCGTTACCACAGGGGCTAGGCTGCACTCAGCGATATCATGTTATAGAACCTATTAATGATAACAAATGCCACTCTTATATTGTTGATCATATTCCATCAGCAGTAGGTTTCTTTTCTAATCTGTTTATACGAAAAACTATTAATGAATCTTTCACCCAATTAAACCATGGTTTTAAGGAAAGAGCAGAGAGTTTAGAAACAGAAAATCCTAGAATAAGACTAGGATAA
- a CDS encoding GNAT family N-acetyltransferase, whose protein sequence is MRLFSHHQTNITYEITNALPPIERSEPRLLAHILTLYAMYRNGIYETRINKPLDPDIAVFKPRFNFNYTNNSNTANNNLYHYASYIGLDAMQELFKEEGGQCCVAYKKSKTNKKTAVGFLVFYEKEIDAKKIVYISHVSVGEMHKGIGTKLIQSVIKNYPENTRFYLCARKRNEEGLACYEKLGFTYDPTYIEKFGYKPEYFVGMTHTSCLEELNKIKSNLEEHTPNQSDVSYFSTSFR, encoded by the coding sequence ATGAGATTATTTTCACATCATCAAACTAATATTACCTATGAAATAACCAATGCACTTCCTCCAATAGAACGTTCAGAGCCACGTCTGCTTGCGCATATACTTACTCTTTATGCCATGTATAGAAATGGTATTTATGAAACTAGGATTAATAAACCATTAGATCCTGACATTGCAGTATTTAAACCACGATTTAATTTTAACTATACGAATAATTCCAATACTGCAAATAATAACCTCTATCATTATGCTTCCTATATTGGTCTTGATGCTATGCAAGAGTTGTTTAAAGAAGAGGGTGGGCAATGTTGTGTAGCATATAAAAAGTCAAAGACCAACAAAAAAACGGCCGTAGGTTTTTTAGTATTTTATGAAAAAGAAATTGATGCTAAGAAAATAGTTTATATAAGTCATGTGTCGGTAGGAGAGATGCATAAAGGAATTGGAACCAAACTTATTCAGAGTGTTATTAAGAACTACCCTGAAAATACAAGGTTTTATTTATGCGCACGTAAGCGAAATGAGGAAGGGCTAGCGTGTTATGAAAAATTAGGCTTTACTTATGATCCAACTTATATAGAAAAATTTGGCTATAAGCCAGAATATTTTGTGGGTATGACTCATACTTCTTGCTTAGAAGAACTAAATAAAATTAAGTCTAACTTAGAAGAACATACTCCAAATCAAAGTGATGTATCTTACTTTTCTACAAGTTTTAGATAA
- a CDS encoding nucleoside monophosphate kinase produces the protein MKIILLASGPGSGKSTQGLALTAINKNFIYLSLGETVRQFLKDPEHPISKQYTNSISQGNLLPDEVIQQILATELLKSDYKDKVILLDGYPRTFAQYEDFNKTWGKPAGLIYLDINEEILALRMQSRDSSRSDNNDNAIKQRLKFYQENTKPVLEKIKGELGKDSITIATDGPVHATSIAIYSQLQRIKDIHPLLQKEQVTLQKPISTSIKPVGLSSLFTQWWHTGLEYSSIKAIQAEYQTQNFSFSILNKQVFFLQTPEEIKKVLAGKSHLGNVYRHFSQAAQLKYDFVATDSGDSHSYQNNDQINVWKLIHNAFGQVLKGDRQRIEYLTDKHLNNTFFAKKTFELDTTFDNFFSGFWAEYLFGQAVSLESYQRNRNQLLTIMKQCFYNNYYKILDPIGLTTWIYSHSVNNLLTEGKKTIQTFIKNSSVDSMVKRFEEALLRINEQEKLGLTKEKIAEILNDCVFDLIFEPDFLENVMYEALAFAVKENADLHDPAIREKVYQQGMNKGYLFPIRSRILEEAVTLNNGSILPAGSAVFLDLKTAGLYHSTGARRCVGQTFTHYFKEHFFNQIESVEFKVKEVTDPQERQSGNENVPLSPERLKVSWRLKRDEAMRQMPHHTYKGNQFFDVLSLQENVGLNQKMTKQISLKVEHFVEKNKISWQDLVIVSPEVRGIPIAAQVADRLLLPLFVIRKKGNNKMAEEFVQLQSFDKGYGDKDTVELPNEKIKALAGKKIIFIDDGLASGGSANACIQLLERQLDKECQPAKVVMILAALQHDYIKTTPKLSEHRTVKTLFDCRSKKDLRDMDKINQMAAMKCA, from the coding sequence ATGAAAATTATTCTATTAGCAAGCGGTCCTGGTAGCGGTAAAAGTACACAAGGGCTAGCATTAACAGCTATTAATAAAAATTTTATCTATTTATCTTTAGGTGAGACTGTACGTCAATTTTTAAAAGATCCAGAGCATCCTATCAGCAAACAATATACTAACAGTATTAGCCAAGGCAATTTATTACCTGATGAAGTCATTCAACAGATTTTAGCTACAGAATTATTAAAATCTGACTATAAAGATAAAGTAATTTTATTAGATGGCTATCCGCGAACATTTGCACAATACGAGGATTTTAACAAAACATGGGGTAAGCCTGCTGGTTTAATTTATTTAGATATAAATGAAGAAATATTGGCATTACGGATGCAATCACGTGATAGTTCTCGCTCTGACAATAATGATAATGCTATTAAACAGCGCTTAAAATTTTATCAAGAAAATACCAAACCTGTATTGGAAAAAATTAAGGGAGAGTTAGGTAAAGATAGTATTACCATCGCGACTGATGGTCCTGTCCATGCAACTAGTATTGCTATCTATTCGCAACTACAAAGAATAAAAGACATTCATCCCTTATTACAGAAAGAGCAAGTGACCCTACAAAAACCAATTTCAACTAGCATTAAACCAGTTGGTTTATCTTCTTTATTTACTCAATGGTGGCATACTGGCTTGGAATATAGTTCTATTAAAGCGATCCAAGCTGAATACCAAACCCAAAACTTCTCATTTTCTATTTTAAACAAACAAGTATTTTTTTTACAAACACCTGAAGAAATAAAAAAAGTTCTTGCAGGAAAAAGTCATTTAGGCAACGTCTATCGTCATTTCTCCCAAGCTGCTCAATTGAAATATGATTTTGTAGCAACTGATAGTGGCGATTCTCATTCATATCAAAACAACGATCAGATTAACGTATGGAAATTAATTCATAACGCTTTTGGCCAGGTACTAAAAGGTGATCGTCAGCGCATAGAATATCTAACTGATAAACATTTAAATAATACCTTTTTTGCTAAAAAAACATTTGAGTTAGACACGACTTTTGATAATTTTTTCAGTGGATTTTGGGCTGAATATTTATTCGGTCAGGCAGTATCGCTCGAGAGTTATCAGCGAAATCGAAATCAATTATTAACCATTATGAAACAATGCTTTTATAATAATTATTATAAAATCTTAGATCCCATTGGATTAACTACTTGGATTTATAGTCACTCAGTCAATAATCTATTAACAGAAGGCAAAAAAACTATTCAAACATTTATTAAAAATTCCTCAGTTGATTCAATGGTAAAACGTTTTGAAGAAGCTTTATTAAGGATTAATGAGCAAGAAAAGTTAGGATTAACAAAAGAGAAAATCGCTGAAATTCTTAATGATTGTGTATTTGATTTAATATTTGAGCCTGATTTCCTTGAAAATGTGATGTATGAAGCTTTAGCCTTTGCCGTTAAAGAAAATGCAGACTTACATGATCCTGCTATTCGGGAAAAGGTTTATCAACAAGGTATGAATAAGGGTTACCTTTTCCCCATCCGTTCTAGAATTTTAGAAGAAGCGGTTACTTTAAATAACGGTAGTATTTTACCTGCTGGTAGTGCGGTATTTTTAGATTTAAAAACAGCAGGCCTTTATCATTCAACTGGTGCAAGACGTTGTGTTGGTCAAACTTTTACCCATTATTTTAAAGAACACTTTTTTAATCAAATTGAATCGGTTGAGTTTAAAGTTAAAGAAGTAACGGATCCGCAAGAAAGGCAATCAGGAAATGAGAATGTGCCTCTTTCCCCAGAACGTTTGAAGGTGAGTTGGCGTTTAAAAAGAGATGAAGCAATGCGCCAAATGCCACATCACACTTATAAAGGCAATCAATTTTTTGATGTATTGAGTCTGCAAGAAAATGTTGGTTTAAATCAAAAAATGACTAAACAGATTTCATTAAAAGTAGAACACTTTGTAGAAAAAAATAAAATTAGCTGGCAAGATTTAGTAATAGTTAGTCCTGAAGTTCGTGGTATTCCTATTGCCGCTCAAGTTGCTGATCGCTTATTGTTGCCACTTTTTGTTATACGCAAAAAAGGCAATAATAAAATGGCTGAAGAATTCGTTCAATTGCAGTCTTTTGATAAAGGGTATGGAGATAAGGATACCGTTGAATTGCCTAATGAAAAAATAAAAGCATTAGCAGGTAAAAAAATAATTTTTATTGATGACGGTTTAGCAAGTGGTGGAAGCGCTAATGCCTGCATTCAATTACTAGAAAGGCAGTTAGATAAAGAGTGCCAGCCCGCCAAGGTAGTAATGATCTTAGCGGCCCTTCAACATGATTATATTAAAACAACGCCAAAGCTATCTGAGCACCGAACTGTTAAAACTTTATTTGATTGTCGCTCTAAAAAAGATTTGCGTGACATGGATAAAATTAATCAAATGGCCGCTATGAAATGTGCTTAA
- a CDS encoding helix-turn-helix transcriptional regulator, whose product MKPYFAESIKPINIGITKYQNGLLLYDLKNKNSKNSELLISLADLFALPYSVYLLDVNGATVKINEEGATICGFNSSSHAIGKTIFAVSMASAKQLLDNCESTLKQESVKIFDEFNTRLDGKSLQFLSFKFPCYNFVYQLQGTLGISIVLGEHSLANAITQLTDIGLLPKNNSEDSQALKLNLGNVLLTPREQECLEFTVKGFTAKQIAKKLAISPRTVEEYINHVKLKLETCTKREMIQKVLDIS is encoded by the coding sequence GTGAAACCTTATTTTGCAGAATCAATTAAGCCCATTAATATCGGCATTACAAAATATCAAAATGGATTACTGCTCTATGACTTAAAAAATAAAAATAGTAAAAATAGTGAGTTGTTAATAAGTCTCGCCGACCTATTTGCACTTCCTTATAGTGTATATTTGCTTGATGTAAACGGTGCTACTGTAAAAATCAATGAGGAAGGCGCAACTATTTGTGGTTTTAATTCATCAAGTCATGCAATAGGTAAAACTATTTTTGCTGTCTCTATGGCAAGTGCTAAGCAGTTATTAGATAATTGTGAATCAACTCTAAAACAAGAATCAGTTAAAATTTTTGATGAATTTAATACACGCCTCGATGGTAAATCATTGCAATTCCTATCTTTTAAATTTCCTTGTTATAATTTTGTTTATCAATTACAAGGTACGTTGGGAATATCGATTGTTTTAGGCGAACATTCATTGGCCAATGCTATCACTCAATTAACAGATATCGGTTTATTACCTAAAAATAATTCTGAAGATAGTCAAGCACTAAAATTAAATCTAGGTAATGTCTTATTAACACCTAGAGAACAAGAATGCCTTGAATTTACTGTAAAAGGTTTTACAGCTAAACAAATAGCTAAGAAACTTGCTATTTCACCTAGAACTGTAGAAGAATATATTAATCACGTAAAATTAAAATTAGAAACTTGTACTAAGCGTGAAATGATCCAAAAAGTTTTAGATATAAGCTAA
- a CDS encoding ribose-phosphate pyrophosphokinase-like domain-containing protein — MSPSKQTSVEPQQFEISRLLTLNHNRSKNKFAKKGIFFKTSDELISSKFLNFYNQGCPVKTWQIDPKKVARNSFKIFSTGDPFAIISPDIEITGENINIHAGVEHANYSPLALLYEALQLCRCAYEQGAEKITIALPEQFHPVLCPNDFNILLTKLFKASGANKIYFYDKSYQGILDETNVNATIPLTVSDQPNSNALLYQLNKNELLNYLHLPNEQANSANIDSQVMHFTRKSYLNQLWSKVNLNHSNLFDNFYNNITSSIHIPEQEQTHILLCCQANRPLAEKIAAALRLKGEKVKLSYTEGQGEKAIIPSEANIAGAVVTIIQSTRPNPDNLVETAEYQKNGASAYFFEAAMIARQAHLRGAAKINFINPYQFNARSDKAENNPKGKTGAYVQQNGLLLEAAGVNQVITAECHDNHTLSGAYTGKKIKGTAVPALISISTELATNWLNESKQATKGQLRLVTPDAGATKRTKELVLHLQNILGKKLSESRILGEKQRDSHQDDSALINNLNVGDIGINAYDQYLITDDETATGSTLCQAIINLKENGAKNISVIVVHNNMPLDWLLRQLCLARFLYLGVNNLHFSDTQEMGSLANNYDDLIQTYAQKTSLSTSAVEEQVISWFKENISKDFSNKTSNYFNQELTRFKSMFNQLENKITVHSLAAEFASRVSKKPSKSHSLENIVSLPTNLKNFYANDRGMLLFSLPQSGIKEDGLNNTILPSKLG, encoded by the coding sequence ATGAGTCCCTCCAAGCAAACGAGTGTTGAGCCCCAGCAATTTGAAATAAGTCGACTTTTAACACTTAATCACAACAGATCGAAAAATAAATTTGCTAAAAAAGGAATCTTTTTTAAAACAAGTGACGAATTAATATCTAGCAAATTCCTTAATTTTTATAATCAGGGTTGTCCAGTTAAGACGTGGCAAATTGATCCTAAAAAAGTAGCACGTAATAGTTTTAAGATTTTTTCCACTGGCGATCCCTTTGCAATTATTTCTCCTGATATTGAAATTACAGGTGAAAATATTAATATTCATGCTGGTGTAGAGCACGCTAATTATTCTCCTCTTGCTTTGCTTTATGAAGCGCTGCAACTTTGCCGCTGTGCTTACGAACAAGGTGCTGAAAAAATTACGATTGCGCTCCCTGAACAGTTTCATCCAGTTTTATGTCCTAATGATTTCAATATATTGCTTACGAAGTTATTTAAGGCAAGTGGGGCTAATAAAATTTATTTTTATGATAAAAGCTATCAAGGAATTTTAGACGAGACTAATGTAAACGCAACAATACCACTTACAGTATCCGATCAACCTAACTCTAACGCTCTACTCTATCAACTTAATAAAAACGAATTATTAAATTATTTGCACTTACCAAACGAACAGGCTAATTCAGCAAATATTGATTCGCAAGTAATGCATTTCACTCGCAAAAGTTATTTAAATCAGCTTTGGTCTAAGGTTAATTTAAATCACAGTAACCTATTTGATAATTTCTACAATAATATAACTTCTTCTATTCATATTCCGGAACAAGAACAAACGCATATACTATTATGCTGTCAAGCAAATAGACCTTTAGCAGAAAAGATAGCAGCTGCTCTTCGCCTAAAGGGAGAAAAAGTTAAACTCTCTTATACAGAAGGTCAAGGTGAAAAGGCCATAATTCCTAGCGAGGCTAACATTGCTGGAGCGGTCGTAACAATTATACAATCCACGCGTCCTAATCCAGACAACCTTGTTGAAACGGCCGAGTATCAAAAAAATGGTGCTTCAGCTTACTTTTTTGAAGCAGCAATGATTGCTAGACAAGCTCATCTACGCGGTGCAGCAAAAATTAATTTCATTAATCCTTATCAGTTTAATGCTCGCTCTGACAAAGCTGAAAATAATCCTAAAGGGAAAACTGGCGCCTATGTACAACAAAATGGCTTATTATTAGAGGCAGCTGGCGTAAACCAAGTTATTACCGCAGAATGTCATGATAATCATACGCTGTCAGGAGCGTATACAGGGAAAAAAATAAAAGGAACAGCGGTTCCGGCTCTTATTAGTATATCAACTGAATTAGCGACTAACTGGCTTAATGAATCTAAACAGGCGACAAAAGGACAATTACGATTAGTAACACCTGATGCTGGCGCTACCAAACGAACTAAGGAACTTGTTTTACATTTACAAAACATATTAGGTAAGAAATTATCTGAATCACGTATATTAGGAGAAAAGCAAAGAGATTCTCATCAGGATGATAGTGCTCTTATTAATAATTTAAATGTAGGCGATATTGGAATTAATGCTTATGATCAATATTTAATTACCGATGATGAAACAGCAACTGGCAGTACACTCTGCCAAGCCATTATAAATCTTAAAGAAAATGGTGCTAAGAATATTTCAGTAATAGTTGTGCATAACAATATGCCTTTAGACTGGCTATTAAGACAATTATGTTTAGCAAGGTTTTTATATTTAGGCGTAAATAATTTACATTTTAGTGATACCCAAGAAATGGGTAGTTTAGCAAATAACTATGATGACTTAATTCAGACTTATGCTCAAAAAACTTCGCTATCTACATCGGCTGTTGAAGAGCAAGTAATTTCTTGGTTTAAAGAAAATATTAGTAAAGATTTTTCTAACAAAACATCCAATTATTTCAATCAAGAATTGACTCGATTTAAATCTATGTTTAATCAACTTGAAAATAAAATAACTGTTCATTCATTAGCAGCAGAATTTGCCAGTCGAGTCAGCAAAAAACCTTCTAAATCACACAGCTTAGAAAATATAGTAAGTTTGCCTACTAATCTTAAAAATTTCTATGCCAATGATAGAGGCATGCTATTATTTTCTCTACCTCAATCTGGAATTAAAGAAGACGGCTTAAATAATACTATATTGCCAAGTAAGTTAGGATAA
- a CDS encoding LysE family translocator, whose protein sequence is MIYTLMTAILLNIMPGPAMFYVMQQTLSRNSRAIALSIIGIEFGTIFHIILSLAGLTAILADSVIFQTVSKYVGGSFLIYLGISQLIKPKKLGLSTTQSSIFLKGTIINVLNPKIILFFMTILPQFISSNNNYSTKHLVLAGFIFAFLGGLANIILSLAVNMSLKSMQDTAKIFLIIKWLTRVISCLFILLGAALVWVQ, encoded by the coding sequence ATGATTTATACTCTAATGACAGCAATTTTGCTAAATATTATGCCTGGCCCTGCTATGTTTTATGTGATGCAGCAAACATTAAGTCGAAATTCACGCGCCATTGCACTCTCGATTATTGGTATTGAATTTGGAACAATATTTCATATTATTTTATCGCTGGCAGGTTTAACTGCTATTCTTGCTGATTCAGTTATATTTCAAACAGTCTCAAAATATGTTGGCGGTTCTTTCTTGATTTATCTTGGTATATCCCAATTAATAAAACCTAAAAAACTAGGTCTTTCTACCACTCAAAGCTCAATATTTTTAAAAGGGACTATCATCAACGTACTTAACCCTAAAATTATTCTTTTTTTTATGACTATACTGCCGCAATTTATCAGTTCTAATAACAATTATTCTACCAAACACCTTGTTTTAGCAGGGTTTATCTTCGCTTTTTTGGGTGGCCTTGCAAATATAATTCTTAGTTTGGCTGTAAATATGTCACTTAAATCCATGCAAGATACCGCTAAAATATTTCTCATTATAAAATGGCTAACCCGAGTAATCAGCTGTTTATTTATTTTACTAGGCGCTGCCTTAGTATGGGTACAATAA
- a CDS encoding aminotransferase class I/II-fold pyridoxal phosphate-dependent enzyme: protein MFKTNRIVHDPASFLRAQRDLMHCESFENIKELVLSLINKNNKWRTEQCINLVAAESPMSQVARSLFACDLSMRTAGGHIGRQNRYFMASKYIDQLESICHVLMTNLFGCYYCEHRLLGGTQACQVAYSVLTKPKDTLITVMPKHGGDSSNCTQSMPGLLGLNMIPMPFLPDHLIIDLEKFEYLICRYRPALVTLGFSICLFEQPIKEICAIARKYKTHVFYDAAHELGLIAGKCFSNPFKQGVTVVSGSTGKTFSGPQGGLLLWNDENLATSIATTVFPNFVGTYQLNRVAALTLTALELHQYGEAYMKQVVCNAKSLAKHLDDCGITVFAKEKNYTETHQALINVEKYGGGFRAASRLEACNIIVNHVSIPGDDKPLQGIRIGTTELTRRGMQEKQMQEIARLIYRALATAEPAECIAIDASRLIEAFQEIYYC from the coding sequence ATGTTTAAAACTAATCGGATTGTCCATGACCCTGCGTCATTTCTAAGGGCTCAACGTGATTTAATGCATTGTGAGTCTTTTGAAAATATAAAAGAGCTAGTTTTAAGCTTAATCAACAAAAATAATAAGTGGCGAACAGAACAATGCATCAATCTTGTTGCAGCTGAAAGCCCCATGAGTCAAGTTGCTCGCTCATTGTTTGCCTGCGATTTAAGTATGCGCACTGCTGGTGGACATATCGGTAGACAAAATCGCTATTTTATGGCGAGTAAATATATCGATCAACTTGAGTCAATTTGTCATGTTCTAATGACTAACTTATTTGGTTGTTATTATTGTGAACACAGATTATTAGGGGGAACACAAGCCTGCCAAGTGGCATATTCTGTTCTGACAAAACCTAAGGATACTCTAATTACCGTCATGCCTAAGCATGGCGGTGATTCAAGTAATTGCACACAAAGTATGCCTGGTTTGTTAGGCTTAAACATGATACCCATGCCTTTCCTGCCCGATCATTTAATAATTGATTTAGAAAAATTTGAATATTTAATTTGTCGTTATCGACCAGCATTAGTAACCTTAGGTTTTTCAATTTGCCTATTTGAACAACCAATAAAAGAAATCTGCGCCATTGCCCGAAAATATAAAACTCATGTTTTTTACGATGCAGCGCATGAGCTCGGTTTAATTGCTGGTAAATGCTTCTCTAATCCATTTAAACAAGGCGTAACTGTAGTTAGTGGTTCTACTGGAAAAACATTTAGCGGACCACAAGGTGGGTTATTACTTTGGAATGATGAGAATTTAGCTACATCAATCGCAACAACGGTTTTTCCTAATTTTGTAGGCACATACCAGTTAAATAGAGTAGCCGCATTGACCTTAACTGCATTAGAGTTGCACCAATATGGTGAAGCTTATATGAAACAAGTTGTGTGTAATGCGAAATCCTTAGCAAAACATTTGGATGACTGTGGCATTACTGTTTTTGCTAAAGAAAAAAATTACACCGAAACACATCAAGCTTTAATTAATGTTGAAAAATATGGTGGTGGATTTCGTGCTGCAAGTCGCTTAGAAGCATGCAATATCATCGTCAATCACGTTTCAATACCTGGTGATGATAAACCTTTACAGGGAATAAGGATAGGTACTACTGAGCTAACTCGACGTGGGATGCAAGAGAAACAAATGCAAGAGATTGCTCGGCTTATTTATAGAGCCTTAGCAACCGCTGAACCAGCAGAATGTATTGCGATAGATGCCAGTCGATTAATTGAAGCGTTTCAAGAAATTTATTATTGCTAA
- a CDS encoding HalD/BesD family halogenase, translating to MNTINDTISMHANSVFTEKKIRALREQFSRQGMVKIPNIVSENLKKKVHNEIYNLLEKYAERRDLLLKTTDNTPRYLSVVRSELIEEHSMTIKHIRESADLLMFLEKITQERLLIDVKEDEKFVITKQEFSGDTHGWHWGDYSFALIWIVEMPPVDCGGMLQCVPHTSWDKESPDVHQYFCDNPISTYSFVPGDVYLLKADTTLHRTLPLRYNATRIMLNMTWASMRDQANPFLTVDDRWWDNVNAQAAQHV from the coding sequence ATGAATACAATAAACGATACAATTTCTATGCATGCAAATTCAGTATTTACAGAAAAGAAAATTCGCGCATTGCGTGAACAGTTTTCGCGCCAAGGCATGGTTAAAATTCCTAATATTGTTAGCGAAAATCTTAAGAAAAAGGTACATAACGAAATATATAATTTATTAGAAAAGTATGCTGAACGTCGCGATCTTCTTTTAAAGACTACTGATAATACGCCACGATATTTAAGCGTTGTACGCAGTGAATTAATTGAAGAACATAGCATGACAATTAAACACATTAGAGAGTCTGCAGATTTGTTAATGTTTTTGGAGAAAATTACCCAAGAGAGATTATTAATCGATGTAAAAGAAGATGAAAAGTTTGTCATTACCAAGCAAGAGTTTAGTGGCGATACCCATGGCTGGCATTGGGGAGACTATAGTTTTGCTTTAATCTGGATTGTTGAAATGCCACCGGTTGACTGTGGTGGAATGCTCCAGTGTGTGCCTCATACTAGCTGGGATAAAGAATCTCCTGATGTGCATCAATATTTTTGTGATAATCCAATTAGCACTTATTCATTTGTTCCAGGTGATGTGTACTTGTTAAAAGCTGATACCACGCTACATCGCACTTTACCTTTAAGATATAACGCCACGCGTATTATGCTTAATATGACCTGGGCTAGTATGCGCGATCAGGCAAATCCATTCCTTACTGTGGATGATCGTTGGTGGGATAATGTTAATGCTCAGGCCGCACAGCATGTTTAA